From Hippea alviniae EP5-r, one genomic window encodes:
- a CDS encoding glycosyltransferase family 4 protein: protein MLCVINSRFLTQKITGSQRFAIEISKQLKKMDHDILFVAPKNILHKNIAEELEVKTIGINKGHLWEQVDLPLYLKRIGSPLLVNLVNTAPLFYKNKVVTIHDISWKHFPCSVSKKFYSFYNFLIPKIAKNSLLIFTVSEFSKNDISKNLNIDKDKVEVIYNAIACKFKRIDSIKKKNIILSVATLQPYKNMEGLIKSFILLKSKYSEFKNYKLVLVGGINQKVFRNTGTLNLIGNKQNIVFTGYVSDNELVKWYNKAKLFVLVSKFEGFGIPPLEAMACGTPVIVSNVASLPEVCGDAAYYVDPYNVENIAKGMKTVLENESLQKELIQKGFKRVKMFSWEKSAQKIIGILERFS from the coding sequence ATGCTGTGTGTTATTAACTCACGTTTTCTAACTCAAAAGATAACAGGTTCTCAAAGGTTTGCAATTGAAATATCTAAACAATTAAAGAAAATGGATCATGATATTCTATTTGTTGCTCCAAAAAATATTTTACACAAAAATATAGCAGAAGAATTAGAAGTTAAAACCATAGGTATCAATAAGGGTCACTTATGGGAGCAGGTAGATTTACCTTTGTACCTGAAAAGAATCGGAAGTCCTTTATTGGTAAATTTAGTAAATACTGCTCCGCTATTTTATAAAAACAAAGTAGTAACGATTCATGATATAAGTTGGAAACATTTTCCCTGTTCCGTTTCTAAAAAGTTTTATTCTTTTTATAACTTTTTGATACCTAAAATAGCAAAAAACTCCCTTCTTATCTTTACTGTAAGTGAGTTTTCTAAAAATGACATCTCCAAGAACTTAAATATCGATAAAGATAAGGTTGAAGTAATTTACAATGCTATTGCCTGCAAGTTTAAAAGAATAGACAGTATAAAAAAGAAAAATATAATTCTGTCTGTTGCTACTCTGCAACCATACAAAAATATGGAAGGATTAATCAAGTCCTTTATTTTACTGAAAAGTAAATATTCAGAATTCAAAAATTACAAACTTGTATTAGTTGGAGGAATTAACCAGAAGGTTTTTCGTAACACAGGCACATTAAACTTAATTGGCAATAAACAGAACATAGTATTCACAGGTTACGTGTCTGACAATGAACTGGTAAAATGGTATAATAAAGCTAAACTTTTTGTATTGGTTTCAAAGTTTGAAGGTTTTGGCATTCCGCCGTTAGAAGCTATGGCTTGCGGAACGCCTGTTATTGTGTCCAATGTTGCAAGTTTGCCAGAAGTATGTGGAGATGCTGCATATTATGTTGATCCTTATAATGTTGAAAATATAGCTAAAGGTATGAAAACTGTTTTAGAAAATGAGTCTTTACAGAAGGAACTAATACAAAAGGGATTTAAAAGAGTCAAAATGTTTAGCTGGGAAAAATCGGCACAGAAAATTATAGGAATTTTGGAGAGATTTTCATGA
- a CDS encoding glycosyltransferase family 4 protein, translating to MRVLTLCMDYLPRLGGISNHIHFLNKTLRKLGIDARILQIIENAKDKHLKLEETEIDGNIVYRFFLKDPLKKLNKFRYRPYINEIIDKFGKFDVIHTHEFKTTEFLVPSCYYDRFVWTNHTSYFFKFFSEKTLKNLLLKPLILNQLKKAKFIITVSKLYEEKTRKILRNSNIVTIPNGIDIERFTKFEKKKLFGLPTSKIKILIPARWSRVKGIHIAVSLLKEMLKTKYASKLLFMFAGSDIYDDEKYRSKILKDLQGLENNYILLGKIEFSKMPYLYQESDIVLLPSLFENASITVLEAMASKKILIASNVGAVPEFVKDGITGFLFQKENVAELKKILEFCIENLRTSKMEEIKENAFNYCINNFSWNQIAKKTLKVYEKVSKNESLNI from the coding sequence ATGAGAGTACTTACGCTATGTATGGATTATTTACCAAGATTGGGAGGAATTTCTAACCATATACACTTTCTAAATAAGACATTGAGAAAATTGGGAATAGATGCAAGAATTCTTCAAATAATAGAAAATGCAAAAGATAAACATTTAAAGTTAGAAGAAACAGAGATTGATGGAAATATTGTTTACAGGTTCTTTTTAAAAGATCCTTTAAAAAAACTAAATAAATTTAGGTATAGACCATACATAAATGAAATAATTGATAAGTTTGGAAAGTTCGATGTCATCCATACTCATGAGTTTAAAACTACGGAGTTTTTGGTTCCTTCCTGTTATTACGATAGGTTTGTTTGGACTAATCATACTAGTTACTTTTTTAAATTTTTCTCAGAAAAAACTCTTAAGAATTTACTTTTAAAGCCTTTGATTCTAAATCAACTAAAAAAAGCCAAGTTTATTATCACTGTGAGTAAACTTTATGAAGAGAAGACTCGTAAGATTTTGCGAAATTCGAACATTGTAACCATACCTAATGGTATAGATATTGAAAGATTTACAAAATTTGAAAAGAAAAAGCTTTTTGGTTTACCTACCAGTAAGATAAAAATATTAATACCTGCAAGGTGGTCAAGAGTAAAGGGAATTCACATTGCAGTTAGTTTGTTGAAAGAAATGTTAAAAACAAAATATGCTTCAAAGCTACTTTTTATGTTTGCTGGAAGTGACATTTATGACGATGAAAAATACAGATCCAAGATTCTTAAAGATCTTCAAGGGTTAGAAAACAATTACATACTATTAGGAAAAATAGAGTTTTCTAAAATGCCTTATTTGTATCAAGAGAGTGATATTGTTTTGTTGCCTTCATTGTTTGAAAATGCCTCGATAACTGTTCTTGAAGCGATGGCTTCAAAAAAAATACTTATAGCTTCGAATGTTGGGGCAGTTCCAGAGTTTGTTAAGGATGGTATAACAGGTTTTCTGTTTCAGAAAGAAAATGTGGCTGAACTAAAAAAAATTTTGGAGTTTTGCATAGAAAATTTAAGAACCTCTAAAATGGAAGAAATTAAAGAGAATGCTTTTAATTACTGTATCAATAACTTCAGCTGGAATCAAATTGCAAAAAAAACGCTAAAAGTGTACGAAAAGGTAAGTAAAAATGAGAGTCTTAATATTTAA
- a CDS encoding glycosyltransferase family 4 protein, with protein MKILYINVFYEPYIAGGAEITLKNIVEGMKKKGHIVKVVSLWDKNHVKEEKINDIDVIRVPIKNLYLPFFDNKTRPNSLKRTIWHFIESYNPFILRETANIIKGFNPDVVSIHNTQGWSAPVLWKFLYENKYPFIQVLHDQYLLCPTNMFRNNKICQTQCSKCKVLRTFYKKNSKYVPTVVGVSNFILNKLLNYGYFKNAKFKEVIYNARNIKKYNYNINLNNRKTISNDIIYGFIGKLAPNKGIELLLDVFINNSKRENWKLLVAGNGDKDYEDFLKSKYNRSNVKFLGKVHPDEFFPNVDVTVVPSLWEENFPGVIFESLFYGKPVIGSKIGGIPEMINENNGYIFKYNNKEDLYEKMVDFEKKIYSWKEKSDLIQKEAVETYNYDKWLDRWESVYGDVVSAKD; from the coding sequence ATGAAAATATTATATATAAATGTATTTTATGAACCTTATATAGCCGGTGGTGCAGAGATTACGTTAAAAAATATTGTAGAAGGAATGAAGAAAAAAGGACATATTGTAAAAGTAGTATCGTTGTGGGATAAAAATCATGTGAAAGAAGAAAAGATTAATGATATTGATGTTATAAGAGTTCCAATTAAAAATTTATATCTTCCTTTTTTTGATAACAAAACAAGACCTAATAGTTTGAAAAGAACCATATGGCATTTTATTGAAAGTTATAATCCTTTTATATTGAGAGAAACTGCAAATATAATAAAAGGTTTTAACCCTGATGTTGTGTCAATACACAACACTCAGGGATGGTCTGCTCCGGTATTGTGGAAATTTTTATATGAAAATAAATATCCTTTTATTCAAGTTTTACATGACCAGTATTTATTATGCCCTACTAATATGTTTAGAAATAATAAAATATGCCAAACACAGTGTTCAAAATGCAAAGTATTGAGAACTTTTTATAAAAAAAACTCTAAATATGTTCCAACTGTTGTGGGAGTTAGTAATTTTATTTTAAATAAGTTGTTAAATTATGGATATTTCAAAAATGCTAAATTTAAAGAAGTAATATATAATGCCAGAAATATTAAAAAATATAATTATAATATAAATTTAAACAATAGAAAAACTATTTCTAATGATATCATATATGGATTTATAGGAAAACTTGCTCCAAATAAAGGAATAGAACTATTATTGGATGTATTTATAAATAATAGTAAAAGAGAAAATTGGAAACTTTTGGTTGCCGGTAATGGGGATAAAGATTATGAAGATTTTTTAAAATCAAAATATAACCGTTCAAATGTAAAATTTTTAGGGAAAGTTCATCCTGATGAATTTTTTCCAAATGTTGATGTAACTGTTGTACCTAGTTTGTGGGAAGAAAATTTTCCTGGTGTAATTTTTGAATCACTTTTTTATGGCAAACCCGTTATCGGTTCTAAAATAGGAGGTATTCCTGAGATGATAAATGAAAATAATGGTTATATTTTTAAATATAATAATAAAGAAGATTTATATGAAAAAATGGTAGACTTTGAAAAAAAAATTTACTCTTGGAAAGAAAAAAGTGATTTAATTCAAAAAGAAGCTGTTGAGACATATAATTATGATAAATGGCTTGACAGATGGGAAAGTGTATATGGTGATGTTGTTTCTGCTAAGGATTAA
- a CDS encoding glycosyltransferase family 2 protein, producing MKSAKTETVCAVVVTYNRKELLIECLEALLKQTRPLDGIYIIDNASADGTPELLKEKRFIQELPPKELSEPWEKEFILTNQLSPSGNHQLPIHYVRMHENTGGAGGFHEGVKRAYEKGYDWLWLMDDDVEAIEDCLYYLLSYGKKSMILTPLRINKFSRIEEYNGIRLDLSNPFLRFNRLKIPIYELYENLEEAQQLEFIEVKDFSFEGPLINRKVVEVVGFPMKEFFIGGDDLEYSLRIKSKLSNVKFLCITRAVLVRKLSKLSSVSKRRKGLSWRDFYNFRNYTFIHKKYGNNFLVKLKPFFLFILISLKNFYNFKKVKLFSKALWEGYFKL from the coding sequence ATGAAAAGTGCAAAAACAGAAACCGTATGTGCGGTTGTCGTTACATACAATAGAAAAGAGCTTCTAATTGAGTGTCTTGAAGCATTGCTAAAGCAAACAAGGCCATTAGATGGGATTTATATAATCGACAATGCTTCAGCAGATGGCACACCTGAGTTGTTAAAAGAGAAAAGATTTATTCAAGAACTGCCGCCGAAAGAATTGAGTGAGCCGTGGGAAAAAGAATTTATACTTACCAACCAATTATCACCAAGTGGCAATCATCAACTACCAATTCACTATGTAAGAATGCACGAAAATACAGGCGGAGCAGGTGGCTTCCATGAAGGAGTTAAAAGGGCTTATGAAAAAGGATATGATTGGTTGTGGTTGATGGATGATGATGTTGAAGCGATTGAAGATTGTCTTTATTATCTTTTATCTTATGGTAAAAAGAGTATGATATTAACTCCATTAAGAATAAATAAATTTTCAAGAATTGAGGAGTATAACGGAATTAGACTTGATCTATCCAACCCTTTTTTAAGGTTTAATCGTTTAAAGATTCCAATTTATGAATTGTATGAAAATTTGGAGGAAGCGCAGCAACTTGAATTTATAGAAGTTAAGGACTTTTCTTTTGAAGGTCCTCTCATAAATAGGAAAGTCGTTGAAGTTGTTGGTTTTCCTATGAAGGAGTTTTTCATAGGAGGTGATGATTTAGAATATTCATTGAGAATAAAGAGTAAACTAAGCAATGTTAAGTTTTTGTGTATAACTCGTGCAGTTTTAGTAAGAAAATTAAGTAAGCTTTCATCTGTCAGTAAAAGAAGAAAAGGTCTTAGTTGGAGAGATTTTTATAACTTTAGAAACTATACTTTCATTCATAAAAAATACGGGAATAACTTTCTTGTAAAATTAAAGCCATTTTTTCTATTTATTTTAATATCTTTAAAAAATTTTTATAATTTTAAAAAAGTTAAACTTTTTTCAAAAGCTTTATGGGAAGGGTACTTTAAATTATGA
- a CDS encoding sugar transferase, whose protein sequence is MPRVKEDLVKILLLLFDFAISSAILMLSIFIKGELGKYGLLSIKPNEGDYFLKIWWVSVVLVAIFFIKGLYSKRLPFWSESKEIFSSVFFTVLVSLSLIYMQKMWNFPRSIFIIYFSLAVIVVPIVRHWFKLFLLKIGLYGRSMLVVGAGSSAKGAVSSILKQKEFGMTIIGFLDDFKKGNIEIDNKEFKIIGKVSDLESVIDKLNVDSVMIAMPSVGSEKIADLVSKVQLLVRRVYVIPELKGVAVSNVQIYPLFDEQMFVLRVNNNLMNLKNKILKGVFDFTVSLAILPVLAITTFVFGFLIKIDSKGPVFFIQNRVGRKGKLFRCIKFRTMFVNSDEILNRYLEENPKVRDEWKRYKKIKGYDPRITRVGKFLRKTSLDELPQIFNVLLGQMSLVGPRPYLPKELEEMGKYKGIILESKPGITGLWQVSGRNKLSFEKRVELDSWYVLNWSLWLDIVILIKTVKAVLKKEGAY, encoded by the coding sequence ATGCCAAGAGTCAAAGAAGACTTAGTAAAGATTCTTTTGTTGCTGTTTGATTTTGCCATAAGCAGTGCTATACTAATGCTTTCTATTTTTATAAAGGGCGAACTCGGAAAATACGGCTTATTATCGATAAAACCCAACGAAGGTGACTATTTTCTAAAAATTTGGTGGGTTTCTGTAGTATTGGTTGCTATATTTTTTATAAAAGGACTTTACTCTAAAAGGTTGCCATTCTGGAGTGAATCAAAAGAGATTTTCTCTTCTGTTTTCTTTACTGTTTTGGTATCACTTTCGCTCATATATATGCAAAAGATGTGGAATTTTCCACGATCTATTTTTATTATTTACTTCTCTTTAGCAGTGATTGTTGTCCCTATTGTTAGACATTGGTTTAAACTATTTTTGCTTAAGATTGGTCTGTACGGAAGAAGTATGCTTGTTGTAGGAGCTGGAAGTTCTGCCAAAGGTGCCGTTAGTTCTATTTTAAAACAGAAAGAATTTGGAATGACTATAATAGGTTTTTTGGATGATTTCAAAAAGGGAAATATAGAAATAGACAATAAAGAATTTAAAATAATAGGTAAAGTGAGTGATCTGGAAAGTGTTATTGACAAACTCAATGTTGATAGTGTGATGATAGCTATGCCTTCTGTAGGTTCTGAAAAGATAGCTGACTTGGTTTCAAAAGTTCAACTGCTTGTTAGAAGGGTTTATGTTATACCAGAGCTGAAAGGCGTGGCTGTCTCTAATGTTCAGATTTACCCTTTGTTTGATGAGCAAATGTTTGTGCTAAGAGTTAACAATAATTTGATGAATCTCAAAAACAAAATATTGAAAGGGGTTTTTGATTTCACTGTATCCTTGGCTATCTTGCCAGTTTTGGCGATTACTACATTTGTATTTGGTTTCTTAATAAAAATTGATTCTAAAGGACCTGTCTTTTTTATTCAGAACAGAGTGGGCAGAAAAGGTAAGCTATTTAGGTGCATAAAATTTAGAACCATGTTTGTAAATTCAGATGAAATACTGAACAGATATTTGGAAGAAAATCCTAAGGTTAGAGATGAATGGAAAAGGTACAAAAAAATTAAAGGATATGATCCGAGAATAACAAGAGTAGGTAAATTTTTAAGAAAAACTTCATTGGACGAACTTCCACAGATATTTAATGTTTTGCTGGGACAAATGAGCTTGGTTGGCCCAAGGCCTTATCTTCCCAAAGAGTTAGAAGAGATGGGTAAATACAAAGGAATCATTCTTGAGTCTAAACCTGGAATAACAGGATTGTGGCAAGTATCTGGAAGAAATAAATTGTCTTTTGAAAAAAGAGTAGAACTTGACTCTTGGTATGTTCTTAACTGGTCTTTATGGCTCGATATAGTTATTCTTATAAAAACGGTTAAAGCCGTTTTAAAAAAAGAAGGCGCCTATTGA
- a CDS encoding glycosyltransferase family 4 protein, protein MKFALIHDWLVTLAGAEKVLEAIYDIYPSAIYTLVKDDLALKETALEKAKIRASFIQKFPKSKTKYRNYLPFFPLAIEQFDLSEYDVIISSSHAVAKGVLTNSNQLHICYCHTPIRYAWDLYHKYLNESGLSKGVKGFIAKLILHYIRIWDFTTSNRVDYFVANSNYVAKRIKKIYGKESVVIYPPVDVDKFELHTKKENFYLTASRMVPYKKIDLIVEAFSKIPERKLVVIGDGPDLEKIKKKAGKNIEILGYQPFEILKDYMQRAKAFVFAAEEDFGIVPVEAQACGTPVIAYGKGGATETVIDGKTGLFFKEQTVESLVEAIKKFEKIEEKFDCVKIRKNAERFCKSRFQQEFKEFVDKKVREFFKRQG, encoded by the coding sequence ATGAAATTTGCCCTTATTCACGACTGGCTTGTAACTTTAGCTGGAGCAGAGAAAGTTTTAGAAGCCATTTACGATATCTATCCATCGGCCATATATACTCTTGTGAAAGATGATTTAGCTTTAAAGGAAACGGCACTTGAAAAAGCTAAAATTAGAGCATCATTTATTCAGAAGTTCCCAAAATCAAAAACCAAGTATAGAAATTACCTACCTTTTTTCCCTTTAGCTATAGAGCAGTTCGATTTATCAGAGTACGATGTGATAATCTCATCTTCTCATGCTGTAGCAAAAGGTGTTTTAACCAACTCTAATCAACTTCATATCTGTTATTGTCATACTCCCATTAGATACGCTTGGGACTTGTATCATAAGTATTTAAACGAGTCGGGTTTGTCAAAAGGAGTAAAAGGCTTTATAGCGAAACTTATCTTACACTATATAAGAATCTGGGACTTTACAACGTCCAATAGAGTAGATTATTTTGTGGCGAACTCAAATTATGTAGCAAAAAGGATAAAGAAAATCTACGGTAAGGAATCGGTTGTAATCTACCCGCCGGTTGATGTTGATAAATTTGAATTGCATACAAAGAAGGAGAATTTTTATCTAACAGCATCAAGGATGGTTCCATATAAAAAGATTGACTTGATAGTTGAAGCGTTTTCTAAAATTCCAGAAAGAAAACTTGTAGTTATTGGTGATGGCCCTGATTTAGAAAAGATTAAGAAAAAGGCAGGTAAAAATATTGAAATTTTGGGATATCAACCATTTGAAATCTTAAAGGATTATATGCAAAGGGCAAAAGCGTTTGTTTTTGCCGCAGAAGAAGATTTTGGTATAGTTCCGGTTGAAGCTCAAGCCTGCGGAACACCTGTAATTGCTTATGGTAAGGGTGGAGCAACAGAAACTGTAATAGATGGTAAAACCGGGTTATTTTTTAAAGAACAGACAGTTGAAAGTTTAGTAGAGGCTATTAAAAAGTTTGAAAAAATTGAAGAAAAGTTTGATTGTGTTAAGATAAGAAAAAATGCAGAAAGGTTTTGTAAAAGTAGATTCCAACAGGAGTTTAAAGAGTTTGTTGATAAAAAAGTAAGAGAGTTTTTTAAACGGCAGGGTTGA
- a CDS encoding glycosyltransferase: protein MRVLIFNSLYYPNIVGGAERSVQILAEGLVRRNITSVVVSTSDKEYVDYVNGVKVYYIKTPNLYWMKETKEQPKWKKPFWHLIDAYNVLTKRKIKKILKAEKPDIIHTNNLAGFSVIVWKIAKELNLPVMHTIRDYYLLCPSSTMFKNGKNCEEQCGLCKLYSFTKKLFSNRYVDGVISKRRVFCLF from the coding sequence ATGAGAGTCTTAATATTTAACTCTCTCTATTATCCTAATATTGTTGGTGGTGCTGAAAGGTCTGTACAGATTCTTGCAGAGGGATTGGTAAGGAGAAATATTACTTCTGTTGTGGTGTCAACGAGTGACAAAGAATATGTTGATTACGTTAACGGGGTGAAAGTCTACTATATAAAAACTCCAAATTTATATTGGATGAAGGAAACCAAAGAACAACCGAAATGGAAAAAACCTTTTTGGCATCTAATAGATGCATATAACGTATTAACTAAAAGAAAAATAAAGAAAATTTTAAAGGCTGAAAAACCGGATATCATCCACACTAATAATCTTGCCGGGTTTTCGGTAATAGTTTGGAAAATAGCAAAGGAACTTAATCTTCCAGTTATGCATACTATAAGAGATTACTATCTTCTTTGTCCTTCGTCTACTATGTTCAAAAATGGAAAAAATTGTGAAGAACAGTGTGGCTTGTGTAAGTTATACTCGTTTACTAAGAAATTATTTTCGAATAGATATGTTGATGGTGTAATATCCAAAAGAAGAGTTTTTTGTTTATTCTGA